The Acinonyx jubatus isolate Ajub_Pintada_27869175 chromosome D1, VMU_Ajub_asm_v1.0, whole genome shotgun sequence genome includes a window with the following:
- the LOC106977789 gene encoding olfactory receptor 52N4-like, whose translation MIILNQTDVTPASFILNGIPGLEDMHMWISFPFCSMYVVAMVGNCGLLYLIYYEDSLHRSMYYFLAMLSLTDLVMCSSTIPKALSIFWCHLKEIRFEECLVQMFFIHTFTGMESGVLMLMALDRYVAICYPLRYSTILTNPVIAKVGLATFLRAVFLIIPLIFLTKRLPYCKGNIIHHTYCDQLSVAKLSCGNIKANVIYGLVAAFLIGGFDILCITVSYTMILRAVVSLSSADARQKAFSTCTAHICAIVFSYSPAFFCFFFNRFGSHTIPPSCHIIVANIYLLLPPTMNPIVYGVKTKQIRDCVIRIFSGSKKIKSYST comes from the coding sequence ATGATAATTCTGAACCAAACAGATGTGACCCCAGCCTCATTCATTCTTAATGGGATCCCAGGACTGGAGGACATGCACATGTGGATTTCCTTCCCATTCTGCTCCATGTATGTTGTGGCAATGGTAGGGAATTGTGGGCTCCTCTACCTCATCTACTATGAGGACTCCCTGCATAGatccatgtattattttttggCAATGCTTTCCCTTACTGACCTTGTCATGTGCTCTAGTACAATCCCTAAAGCTCTCAGCATCTTCTGGTGTCATCTCAAGGAAATTAGATTTGAAGAATGCCTAGTCCAGATGTTCTTCATCCATACCTTCACAGGGATGGAGTCTGGGGTGCTCATGCTTATGGCCCTGGATCGCTACGTGGCCATCTGTTACCCTCTGCGCTATTCAACTATCCTCACCAATCCTGTCATTGCAAAGGTTGGGCTTGCTACTTTCCTGAGAGCGGTGTTCCTCATCATTCCCTTGATTTTCCTCACCAAGAGACTACCCTATTGCAAGGGTAATATCATACACCATACCTATTGTGACCAGCTATCGGTAGCAAAGTTATCCTGTGGAAATATCAAGGCCAATGTTATATATGGTCTGGTGGCTGCCTTCCTGATTGGGGGCTTTGACATCCTGTGCATCACAGTCTCCTACACCATGATCCTCCGGGCAGTGGTTAGCCTCTCCTCAGCAGATGCTCGGCAGAAGGCCTTTAGCACCTGCACTGCCCACATCTGTGCCATCGTTTTCTCCTACAGTCCagccttcttctgcttcttttttaatCGTTTTGGGAGCCACACAATTCCTCCATCTTGCCACATCATTGTGGCCAATATTTATCTGCTCCTGCCTCCCACTATGAACCCTATTGTCTATGGAGTGAAAACCAAGCAGATACGAGACTGTGTCATCAGGATCTTTTCAGGTTCGAAGAAAATCAAATCCTACAGCACATAG
- the LOC106977806 gene encoding olfactory receptor 52N4, with the protein MLMLNKTNWTPASFILNGVPGLEDMHLWISFPFCSMYAVAMVGNCGLLYLIHLEDSLHRPMYYFLAMLSLTDIVMCSSTIPKALSIFWCHLKEIGFDECLVQMFFIHTFTGMESGVLMLMALDRYVAICYPLRYSTILTNPVIAKVGLATFLRGVFLIIPFTFLTKRLPYCRGNIIPHTYCDHMSVAKLSCGNIKVNVIYGLMVALLIGGFDILCITVSYTMILRAVVSLSSADARQKAFSTCTAHICAIVFSYSPAFFSFFSHRFGGHTIPPSCHIIVANIYLLLPPTMNPIIYGVKTKQIRDCVMRIFSGSKDIKSHSI; encoded by the coding sequence ATGCTAATGCTGAATAAAACAAACTGGACTCCAGCCTCATTCATTCTTAATGGAGTCCCAGGACTGGAAGACATGCACCTGTGGATTTCTTTCCCATTCTGCTCCATGTATGCTGTGGCAATGGTAGGGAATTGTGGGCTCCTCTACCTCATCCACTTAGAGGACTCCCTGCACAGGCCCATGTATTACTTTTTAGCTATGCTTTCCCTAACTGATATTGTTATGTGCTCTAGTACAATCCCTAAAGCTCTCAGCATCTTCTGGTGTCATCTCAAAGAAATTGGCTTTGATGAATGTCTGGTACAGATGTTCTTCATCCACACCTTCACAGGGATGGAGTCTGGGGTGCTCATGCTTATGGCCCTGGACCGTTATGTGGCCATCTGTTACCCTCTGCGCTATTCAACTATCCTCACCAATCCTGTCATTGCAAAGGTTGGGCTTGCTACTTTCCTGAGAGGGGTGTTCCTCATCATTCCCTTCACTTTCCTTACCAAGCGCCTGCCCTACTGCAGAGGGAATATAATTCCTCACACCTACTGTGACCACATGTCTGTAGCCAAGTTATCCTGTGGAAATATCAAGGTCAATGTCATCTATGGTCTGATGGTTGCCCTCCTGATTGGGGGCTTTGATATCTTGTGCATCACAGTCTCCTACACCATGATCCTCCGGGCAGTGGTGAGCCTCTCCTCAGCAGATGCTCGGCAGAAGGCCTTCAGCACCTGCACTGCCCACATCTGTGCCATTGTTTTCTCCTACAGTCcagccttcttctccttcttttcccacCGCTTTGGGGGCCACACAATTCCTCCATCTTGCCACATCATTGTGGCCAATATTTATCTGCTCCTGCCTCCCACTATGAACCCTATTATCTATGGAGTGAAAACCAAGCAGATACGCGACTGTGTCATGAGGATCTTTTCAGGTTCTAAGGACATCAAATCCCACAGCATATAA